DNA sequence from the Anaerosporomusa subterranea genome:
TAGCGCTGTAATTGTCATCAATGATATGACGGCATACGGAGTCCTTAATGAACTGAGACGGAAAAATGTGAGCGTGCCGCAGGATTTGTCGTTAGTCAGTTTTGATAATATTATTTTCTCAGAGATTACCAATCCGCCGCTAACCACTGTCGGTTTTTCCGCATATGAAATGGGAAGATTGGCGGCAGTGCAATTGCTTCGTCAGTTACAAGGCTTGTCTGACGCAATTGAGGATATTATTTTGGAGCCTGAACTTATTGTGAGAGGCAGTGTTGATATAAGGCGATAAACGACGAGGGGGATCATTTGTGAGAACGGTAATACAAAATGGGAAATTGATCACACCACATCGCGTCATTGATGGAGGAAGCATAATCATTCAAGATGGCCTGATACTCGGGCTAGTCGAAAGCGGCGATGTCTCCGTTTCTTCAGATGATTATTGTATTGACGCCCAAGGGTACTACGTTTCACCAGGCTTTATCGACATGCATGTCCATGGTGGCGGCGGCTATGATGTCATGGACGGGTCTGTCGATTCAATCTGTGGGATGTGTCAGGCGCATGCCGCCTTTGGTACAACCGCCATTATACCTACTACCCTCGCTGCCGACTGGGACGATATCTTGCTAGCGATTGATGCGATTAGGGCTGCTAAAAATAATAGCATTGGAGCTAAGATATTGGGCGTCCATCTGGAAGGACCTTATTTCTCCCAAGCGGAAAGAGGGGCGCAGAGCGCTTCCCATTTGAGAACTCCCAATCCGTCTGAATACATAAAAGTCTTAGATTACTGGGACGGTATTGTCATCATGGCTTTGGCGCCAGAACTGGACGGCGCCTTGGAGTTAGGCAGAGAATTGCGCAAACGCGGAATCCTCGCGTCCATTGCGCACTCCAATGCCAACTATGATGAGATAGTTCGAGCGGTGGAAAATGGCTTTACAAATATTACTCACTTTTACTCTGGCTGTTCTATCGTTCACCGTAAGAACGCCTACCGCTACGCCGGGGTTGTCGAGAGCGGCTATTTGATTAATGAATTGACTGTGCAGGTAATCGCCGACGGCAAACATTTGCCGTCCAGCTTGTTGCAATTGATCTACAAGCTAAAAGGCTCTGACAAGATCGCGCTGATCACCGACGGCCTTAGCTTTTCAGCCGCAGACGTAAAGGAAAATACGCTGTATACGCAAAAGACCGGGGTTCAGGTTATCCTCGAAGATGACGTTATGAAATTGCCTGACCGGTGCAGTTTCGCCGGCAGCATCGCTACCACAAATAGCCTTGTTCGCAATATGATCAAGCTCGCCAATGCACCGTTAACCGAAGCTGTAAAAATGGCTTCACTGACTCCGGCCCGGATTCTAAATATCTCTCACAAAACAGGGAGCTTATCGGTTGGTCTGGCAGCGGATATTGTGTTGTTTGACGAAGATATCAATGTCAGTTTGACTATGGTCGATGGCAAGATTGTCTTTAAAAAGTGATTGGAGGGACGAATATGGAGACGAATCCCGCACTCGCGACTCCTCAGCCAGGTATTCATGGGTCAAAGCTAACACCATGGCATCGCCGAAAGAAGAAAATTGCTGGTTTCTTGTTTGTTCTTCCTGCCGTTTTGTTCGTGTTCTCCTTCATGTTTTATCCGCTTGCCTATTCTCTGTACATAAGTCTGCATAAATATAATTTTGTATACGATAAGGAACCCCAATTCATCGGATTGGGTAATTACATAGAGGCGTTTAATGATCATACCTTTTTAGTTTCTCTCGGGAATACGTTCATTTTCGCCTTCTTCTATGTGTTGATTATTCTGTTAATTTCCCTCGCGCTAGCGTTGCTGCTATTTCAAAAGATTCGCTTCAATAATTTCTACCGAACGGCTATCTTTGTTCCCATCGTTGTGCCGCTTTCCTTGTCCGCCCTTGCCTTTCTCTGGATATTGCAGCCAAATTACGGGCTGCTTAATCATATCCTCGGTGAAGTCCTTGGTTTGAAGATGCTGACTCATCAATGGCTTAACGAAGGGTTTACCGCGATGGGGAGCCTCATTGGCGTGGGGTTATGGGCGACGATTGGCTTTGAAACCATCTTGTTCCTCGGTGGATTGCAGTCAATTCCTACAGACATCTTGGAGGCGGCTGAAGTGGATGGCGCCAGCGGTCTTAAGAAAGTCTTCTATATTATCTTGCCAAATCTGCGCGAGACCTTTATTCTGACAGGTATTTGGGCGATTCTTCACGGCGTTAAGGTATTCATCGAACCAATGGTTATGACAGCGGGCGGGCCAGGTGAAAGCACGCTAGTGCTGTATCAGCATGTATATTATACGGCGTTTACCTACTTCGATATGGGTTATGCCTCGGCGATGGCATACATTTTAGGGGCGATCGCTATGACGCTGTCCGCCGCGAACTACCTATACAACCGTACAAAGGAAGAAACCGAATAATCCGCCTGCCATACTGGCAATAGGAGGTGCACAGATGAAAGGAAAATTTTCAGCGACTAGGCTTACAATTCACCTGGTTCTCATCTTTGTTTGCATCATATTTATTACGCCGTTCGTATACGTATTTTTCAACTCATTTAAGCCTACTCCGGAAATTTTTTGGGTTCCGCAGAAATTTTTGCCTCAGCAATGGATATTGGATAACTATACACAGATTGGAGAAAAGGGGCATTTTGCCGATTACTTTCTCAACAGCATTATTATCACCTTGACATCTGTATCCTTAGTGCTTGTGCTTAGTTCGATGGCGGGCTACGCGTTTGCTAAGCTTCCGTTCAAGGGCAGACAACTGCTATTATCCGCCATGCTGATGACCATTACGATACCGTTGGCAGTCTGTTTAATTCCCATGTTTCTTATGGAAAATGCAGCAGGCTTGCTGAACACCAATTTGGGGCTAATTCTCCCCAACATCGCGGTAGTACTCCCGTTTGCGATATTTATCATGAGGGCTTCATTTGTTTCCATTCCTAAGGAAATTGAGGAAGCTGCCGAAATCGACGGTTGCGGTGTTTTCCGGACATGGTGGAATATCATGCTGCCTATGGCTAAAAACGGCTTGATCACCGTTCTAATCATGTCGTTTAACTCGATTTGGGGTGAATACACCTTGGCGCGAACTTTGGCCACCGACCAAGAAGCAATGCCGCTTTCGGTCGGGCTGACACTAATGAAAGGGGAGGTGTGGGATTTCGGTACCCTGGCAGCCGTTATTATCCTTACCATGCTGCCGCCAATCACTATATTTATCATCTTTCAAAAACGTCTTGTCGAAGGGATTACACAAGGAGCTGTCAAGGGTTAGTAATTTCTGGAGTTTCTGTTTGTGGCATATCATTTTCAAGAAAAATGAAAGGTGGGGACCCATTATTATGTCAGGTAAAAAGCTCGTCGTTTTGGCTATTTTGATTGCATTTGCAGCAGGTTTAATTTTGGCCGGATGCTCATCCAAACCATCCAGCAATGCTGGAACCAGCGCCAAGGTTATCCGCGTTGGCGCCGAGGCATGGATGGTTGATAAGCTGTATCTGAAAAAGAGTGCTGATAATTTTATGGCAAATAACCCAGGCATTGAAGTAAAGATTCAGCCATATGCGGATCGGCAGGTTCTATCTAACTTCGCTCTGCAATGGAGCCAGAACAAATCAGATGTCGATGTCGTGCTCGTTGATGGCGCTTCGACTGCGGCCCAATTCCTGGCAAAAGACTTAATCATCGATTTCAATAAAACAAAATTCTTTGAAGGTCCTACAGCCAAAGAAAATTTTGTTGGCAAGACCTTAGAGTTTTGCGCCGTTGATGGAATTCAGTTCGCGCTTCCGATTGGTCTAGAGGCCTATGATATCAATGCAAATAAAAAGCACTTCGTTGAAGCAGGTCTAGTCGATGCGAATGGGAAGATCCTCGAGCCAAAAACTTGGCAAGAAGTATATGAGTTCGCTAAAAAGATGACCAAGCGGGAAGGGGACAAGGTAGTTCGTCATGGCATGACTATCCAATGGGGACCTAATGCATACAGCGTTCTAAACTCTGTTGAACAGGCTGCACGCGGCAGCTTCTATAAAGCTGACGGTAAAACGAATACCTTTGACACCCCGGAAATGCGGGAGATATTCCAAATTTGGCGCAAGGGCGTTGAAGACGGTACCTTCTCCATTGACACCTTCACTAACAAGGACGCAGGCAGAAACAACTTTAACGCCGGACAAGTGCCCATGCTGTTGCAAAGTGCTGCTCACGTAGCTGAAGCAGCACCAACCGTCGGCAAAGAAAATTTGACTCTGATTTCGATGCCAGGCGCAAAGAAAAATGGTTCGTACGGATTCTCCGCTGGGATCATCGTTCCGAAAGCCTCTCCCAATCAAGAGCTTGCACTCAAGTTTATCCAGCAGGGTTTGATGTCTGATGTACAGGCCGGAGCTGGAACCCAATGGGGTAAACTCCCGGTACTTAAAATTCACTTTAACAAAATTGATGCGGATTGGAAGACGCATATCTACAATTTAGTCCAAATATCCAAACCAAATCCCTTTTACAAAGATCTGCCGAAAATTTCGGTCGAAACGACGAAGCTGCTGCAAGAATATCTCTTAGGCAAACAAGATTTAAACACATTTATTGCTAACCTGGAAAATGTCATCGCCAAGGCGGACAAAAACGTCAGATAAGCCGATTTGTCAGGGGGGGCCTTGGAGTTCCCCCTGATACTAATCAGGATGAGGTGGTAATAATGTCCCAACAGTGGCAGGGGCGCCATTGGAGAACAGGGCAGTCCATCGCCGTGACGGTGCGAGATGGGGTCATTGCTGACATCAAGCCTTGTTCCGATACGGAACCCTGGATCGCTCCGGGGTTGATCGACGTACAGGTAAACGGGGCAGGCGGATTCAACTTTAACGGGCCAGACGCAGCGCCCGAAACGGTCGAAAATGTAGTTCGCATCTTGCATAGTCACGGGGTAACCCGCTTCTGCCCCACCGTAACAACAGCAACAAAAGACAGTATCCTCAGAAGTATTCGGGCAATAACGGTGGCTTGTGAGCAGAATTCATTAGTTAATCATGCAGTTTTGGGTATTCATGTGGAAGGACCATTCATCTCTGCGGAAGCAGGACCTCGCGGCGCGCATAATTCGGAATGGACGCGCGACCCCGATTGGCAGGAATTCCTGGATTGGCAAGAGGCGGCAAAAGGCAGAGTAGTTATGGTCACTCTTGCTCCTGAGCGGCCGGGTGCTATTGATTTCATCAAGGAGCTTAGCAAATCCGGCGTTATTGCGGCCTTAGGCCATACCGCCGCGAACGAGGCTCAAATTTTGGCGGCAGTCAAGGCTGGTGCCAGTATGTCCACTCACCTGGGGAATGGAGCGCACCCATATATCAAGCGACATCCTAATTACATCTGGTCACAACTGGCCAATGATCAGCTATGGGCCGGACTGATTGGGGATGGGTTTCATTTGCCGGCGTCAACTCTAAAAGTCATGATGCAGGCAAAACGGGATAAAGCGATTTTAGTCAGTGACGCCTCCTATCTTGCTGGCATGCCATCAGGAGAGTACACGACCCACCATCACGTTAAAGTGGTCTTGGAATCGAACGGGCGCCTCCACCTGAAAGCCACTCCTGACATTCTTTCTGGGGCTGCCATGTTATTGGATACTTGTGTTCAGAACTTGGTTAATATGGGTGTAGCGTCCATTGCGGAAGCCATCGAAATGGCAGCAACAAGGCCGGCACAGTTGTTGGGAAGCAAGGATGGGGGCTCGATCGATATAAATAACTGCGCTGACTTTTTTCTCTATCGTTGGCTGGATGATGGCCCCGGGGGGACACTTCAAATTTGCGAGACAGTTACAGCCGGAAACACTGTTTACAAGAACGAATAACAGTAGATATAGTGAAGATAGAGAGGTGTGTACGATGAAACTTTGCATTTGGAAAGACGCAGATGAACTTGGCAGACAAGCAGCAGCTTTCACCGCCACGGCGATTCAGCGTGCGATCGCTGAAAAAGGCTGTGCGAGATTGCTATTATCAACCGGCGCCTCCCAATTTGAAACATTTAAGTATCTAGTGACTACAGATGTTCCCTGGGAAAAGGTTGAAATGTTTCATCTTGATGAGTACGTCGGCTTGCCGGAGACGTGCCCTGCCAGCTTTAGGAAATACTTGAAAGACAGATTTGCTTCTAAAGTGTCTTTGGGAAAGGCTTATTTCGTTTGCGGTGAAGGAAACGTTGCACGGGAGATCCAAAAATTAACAGACGATATCACGAAAGCGCCGATTGACATCGCACTAGTTGGCATTGGTGAAAATGCACACATCGCATTTAATGATCCGCCAGCCGATTTCTCCACAGAAGAAGCCTACAAAGTAGTAACCTTGGATGAACGTTGCAAACAACAGCAGGTGCGTGAAGGCTGGTTTCCCTCCATCGATTCCGTGCCGGAACAGGCGATCACAATGACCGTGAGGCAAATTCTAAAAAGCAAGATTATCTTATCTTGCGTACCTCATCGGATCAAAGCGGAAGCAATCAGGCAGACTTTAGAGAACGATCCTACCAATATTATCCCAGCGACGATTCTGAAGACACATCCCAATTGGACCTTGTATCTGGACGAGGAATCGGCTAGCCTAATACCCCAAAAAGACTCGCGAGCATAAGTGGGTATGGAGAGTGAAACCGTGATACTAATTCAACCATTGCTCGAAGAACATTTCTCACGCTTCGGAGTTATCTTTCGGCTCAACCGTTCCGACCCACAGCCGTTTCAAGTGCAGGTAACGGAAGAAACTCCAGTCGGATGGCGGGTCGCGATGATGAAGGTAAGCGCTCGGGTAATCCAGAAGATCAGCTGTCACCCGAATACCATGGAAACATTTGAACCAGTTCAGGGTGTTTGCTTGCTCGTTGTGGCAGAACCCCAGAAACCACATGAATTAGCGGCTTTTGTTCTTGACGCTCCCGTCTGTATTAATAAGGGCGTGTGGCACTGTGTGATTACACTTTCAGATTATGCTATTGTCAAAGTTACTGAGAACTCGACTGTAGACAGTATGACAGTTGAGTTGGAAGGAACGTTACGAGCTGGATTGAGGGCAGAAGAATGACTCTACACAACAAGAGTGGGAGGAGGACATCATGGCCGGGTTAGCCTTACGAAACTTAGTGAAAAAGTTTGGTAACAATACAGTAGTGCATAACTTTGATCTTGAGATTCAAGATAAAGAATTTCTTGTACTTGTTGGTCCCTCCGGTTGCGGGAAAACAACTACCCTGCGCATGATTGCCGGTCTTGAGGATATCACTGACGGAGAGATATTTATTGGCGATAGATTGGTCAATGATATTCCATCCAAAGATCGGGATATCGCGATGGTTTTTCAAAACTATGCGTTATATCCTCACATGAGTGTTTATGATAACATGGCCTTTGGGTTGCAACTGCGCAAGTTTCCGAAAGCTGAGATTGAGAGGCGGGTCCAAGAGGCGGCTAAGATTCTAAGCATCGAACACCTGCTAGAGCGAAAACCAAGAGCGCTTTCTGGCGGTCAGCGTCAGCGCGTTGCCCTTGGCAGGGCAATTGTTCGCGAACCTAAGGTATTCTTGATGGATGAACCTTTGTCTAATTTGGATGCGAAATTGCGGGTGCAAATGCGCGCAGAACTTTCCAAATTGCATCAACGGCTACAAACAACTATTGTTTATGTTACCCATGATCAAACAGAAGCCATGACCATGGGAAACCGTATTGTTGTTATGAAAGACGGCTACATTCAACAAGTTGACAAACCGATGAATTTGTATCATCACCCCAAAAACTTGTTCGTCGCCAGTTTTATCGGCTCGCCTGCAATGAATTTTCTAAGAGTCCGGGTTGTATCTGAAGACGGCTTCCTCTGGCTGGTAAATTCATCCACCCGGCTGCAGCCAGCCCCCGCTCACCAAGAGGCGCTTAAAATGCGTATCGGACAAGACGTTATTTTGGGAATTCGTCCTGAATATATCCATGATGAATCCGCTTTTATTGAAGAGTTTCCGTTCTGGTCAACTGATGTGATGATCGATGTGGTCGAGCCGCTTGGCATAGAGACCAATGTTTACTTTTCCCTAGGTGATGATAATCTCATTGCGCGGTTCAAAGGAAACAGTGACGTTCGTGTGTTGCAACGGCATAAGGTGGGATTTGATCTTCTTGCGGCCCATTATTTTGATCCGGAGACGCAGGAGATTATTTAACATGGTATGGCAATCGGTCAAAATGAACATATCCTGTACAAAGAAACTCTGCTAATTGTGGCAGGGGTTTCTTTGTTTATGAGATGGTTTAAGATTTGCAGGGTTGCAGGTGGTGCAGTGACGGCCGAATGCTATGCCATCTTGGCGCATTCGGCACTAGCGCATCCGCGCGCGTCGGTCGACCGTCTATGCCATCCATGGCACGCTCGACACTAGCGCATCCGTGCGCGTTGCAGATGGGCCCTTATCAGCGCCACCATTTTGCTTTTTTGGCGGTTCTGGCCTATAATGGATTATGAAGGGAGAGTGCTTATATGCAATTTATTGCTGACCTTCATGTACATTCTGTAGCTAGCGGTCATGCGTACAGTACGGTGACTGAAAATGTCCGTGCTGCTGCTGAACAGGGCTTGGAGGTGATCGCCCTGACTGATCACGGCCCACAAATGCCTGGTGGGCCGCATGCCTACTATTTTGGTAATTTGGCAGTCATTCCAGAGACGCTGTTTGGCGTTCGTGTGCTCAAGGGAGTCGAAGCGAATATTTTGGATCGGCAGGGTACGCTGGATCTGGAAGACCAACGGCTGGCCAAGTTAGATATTGTTCTCGCGGGACTGCATACCTATTGCGCACCCTATGGATCAGTGGAAGAAAATACCCAGATGCTAGTGAACGCTATTCGGAATCCGTGGGTGGATGCTATCGTACATCCGGGCAACCCAGAGTATCCGGTGGATTTTTCGGTCATTGTCAAGGCTGCGGTCGAGTTTGATGTGGCTTTGGAGATTAATAACAGTTCGTTGACCGTAAGCCGTAAAGGCAGTTTACCATTCTGTGATACGATCGCCGGTTTGGCTAAGCAGTATGGCGCGAAGGTCATGTTGGGAACTGACAGCCACTTCGCGACCCATGTTGGCGATTTCGGCGCTGCCGTTCCTCTGCTGGCAAAGAACGGAATTGAAGCTGATCAGGTTCTTAACACCTCTCGGCAGAAGCTTAGTGATCATTTAACGCGACGGGGTCGGGTAATTACAGTATAAGAGTCTGTTGCAGAAGCAACAGACTTCCTTAAAAAACAAGAGACTAGTTGAAAAAGTTCCAGTTGCTAGGAACAGCGAGGCTTGCGCCGCGCCGCGTACAAAAGGTACGCAAGCAAGCAAACGTAGTCGTGACAACGCAGATGGAGGTTTTGCAACGGTCTCATAGGAGGTACAGCGATGGAACCATTCCGTTTAGTCATTGTAACCGGCATGTCGGGAGCAGGAAAGACCCAGGTTATGCGCTCACTTGAGGATTTGGGCTATTTTTGCGTTGACAATTTGCCGCCAACGCTGATACCAAAATTTGCAGAGATATG
Encoded proteins:
- a CDS encoding ureidoglycolate lyase, which produces MILIQPLLEEHFSRFGVIFRLNRSDPQPFQVQVTEETPVGWRVAMMKVSARVIQKISCHPNTMETFEPVQGVCLLVVAEPQKPHELAAFVLDAPVCINKGVWHCVITLSDYAIVKVTENSTVDSMTVELEGTLRAGLRAEE
- the nagA gene encoding N-acetylglucosamine-6-phosphate deacetylase → MRTVIQNGKLITPHRVIDGGSIIIQDGLILGLVESGDVSVSSDDYCIDAQGYYVSPGFIDMHVHGGGGYDVMDGSVDSICGMCQAHAAFGTTAIIPTTLAADWDDILLAIDAIRAAKNNSIGAKILGVHLEGPYFSQAERGAQSASHLRTPNPSEYIKVLDYWDGIVIMALAPELDGALELGRELRKRGILASIAHSNANYDEIVRAVENGFTNITHFYSGCSIVHRKNAYRYAGVVESGYLINELTVQVIADGKHLPSSLLQLIYKLKGSDKIALITDGLSFSAADVKENTLYTQKTGVQVILEDDVMKLPDRCSFAGSIATTNSLVRNMIKLANAPLTEAVKMASLTPARILNISHKTGSLSVGLAADIVLFDEDINVSLTMVDGKIVFKK
- a CDS encoding phosphatase, giving the protein MQFIADLHVHSVASGHAYSTVTENVRAAAEQGLEVIALTDHGPQMPGGPHAYYFGNLAVIPETLFGVRVLKGVEANILDRQGTLDLEDQRLAKLDIVLAGLHTYCAPYGSVEENTQMLVNAIRNPWVDAIVHPGNPEYPVDFSVIVKAAVEFDVALEINNSSLTVSRKGSLPFCDTIAGLAKQYGAKVMLGTDSHFATHVGDFGAAVPLLAKNGIEADQVLNTSRQKLSDHLTRRGRVITV
- a CDS encoding carbohydrate ABC transporter permease, yielding METNPALATPQPGIHGSKLTPWHRRKKKIAGFLFVLPAVLFVFSFMFYPLAYSLYISLHKYNFVYDKEPQFIGLGNYIEAFNDHTFLVSLGNTFIFAFFYVLIILLISLALALLLFQKIRFNNFYRTAIFVPIVVPLSLSALAFLWILQPNYGLLNHILGEVLGLKMLTHQWLNEGFTAMGSLIGVGLWATIGFETILFLGGLQSIPTDILEAAEVDGASGLKKVFYIILPNLRETFILTGIWAILHGVKVFIEPMVMTAGGPGESTLVLYQHVYYTAFTYFDMGYASAMAYILGAIAMTLSAANYLYNRTKEETE
- a CDS encoding ABC transporter ATP-binding protein produces the protein MAGLALRNLVKKFGNNTVVHNFDLEIQDKEFLVLVGPSGCGKTTTLRMIAGLEDITDGEIFIGDRLVNDIPSKDRDIAMVFQNYALYPHMSVYDNMAFGLQLRKFPKAEIERRVQEAAKILSIEHLLERKPRALSGGQRQRVALGRAIVREPKVFLMDEPLSNLDAKLRVQMRAELSKLHQRLQTTIVYVTHDQTEAMTMGNRIVVMKDGYIQQVDKPMNLYHHPKNLFVASFIGSPAMNFLRVRVVSEDGFLWLVNSSTRLQPAPAHQEALKMRIGQDVILGIRPEYIHDESAFIEEFPFWSTDVMIDVVEPLGIETNVYFSLGDDNLIARFKGNSDVRVLQRHKVGFDLLAAHYFDPETQEII
- a CDS encoding N-acetylglucosamine-6-phosphate deacetylase, with amino-acid sequence MSQQWQGRHWRTGQSIAVTVRDGVIADIKPCSDTEPWIAPGLIDVQVNGAGGFNFNGPDAAPETVENVVRILHSHGVTRFCPTVTTATKDSILRSIRAITVACEQNSLVNHAVLGIHVEGPFISAEAGPRGAHNSEWTRDPDWQEFLDWQEAAKGRVVMVTLAPERPGAIDFIKELSKSGVIAALGHTAANEAQILAAVKAGASMSTHLGNGAHPYIKRHPNYIWSQLANDQLWAGLIGDGFHLPASTLKVMMQAKRDKAILVSDASYLAGMPSGEYTTHHHVKVVLESNGRLHLKATPDILSGAAMLLDTCVQNLVNMGVASIAEAIEMAATRPAQLLGSKDGGSIDINNCADFFLYRWLDDGPGGTLQICETVTAGNTVYKNE
- a CDS encoding glucosamine-6-phosphate deaminase, whose product is MKLCIWKDADELGRQAAAFTATAIQRAIAEKGCARLLLSTGASQFETFKYLVTTDVPWEKVEMFHLDEYVGLPETCPASFRKYLKDRFASKVSLGKAYFVCGEGNVAREIQKLTDDITKAPIDIALVGIGENAHIAFNDPPADFSTEEAYKVVTLDERCKQQQVREGWFPSIDSVPEQAITMTVRQILKSKIILSCVPHRIKAEAIRQTLENDPTNIIPATILKTHPNWTLYLDEESASLIPQKDSRA
- a CDS encoding carbohydrate ABC transporter permease, translating into MKGKFSATRLTIHLVLIFVCIIFITPFVYVFFNSFKPTPEIFWVPQKFLPQQWILDNYTQIGEKGHFADYFLNSIIITLTSVSLVLVLSSMAGYAFAKLPFKGRQLLLSAMLMTITIPLAVCLIPMFLMENAAGLLNTNLGLILPNIAVVLPFAIFIMRASFVSIPKEIEEAAEIDGCGVFRTWWNIMLPMAKNGLITVLIMSFNSIWGEYTLARTLATDQEAMPLSVGLTLMKGEVWDFGTLAAVIILTMLPPITIFIIFQKRLVEGITQGAVKG
- a CDS encoding ABC transporter substrate-binding protein — protein: MSGKKLVVLAILIAFAAGLILAGCSSKPSSNAGTSAKVIRVGAEAWMVDKLYLKKSADNFMANNPGIEVKIQPYADRQVLSNFALQWSQNKSDVDVVLVDGASTAAQFLAKDLIIDFNKTKFFEGPTAKENFVGKTLEFCAVDGIQFALPIGLEAYDINANKKHFVEAGLVDANGKILEPKTWQEVYEFAKKMTKREGDKVVRHGMTIQWGPNAYSVLNSVEQAARGSFYKADGKTNTFDTPEMREIFQIWRKGVEDGTFSIDTFTNKDAGRNNFNAGQVPMLLQSAAHVAEAAPTVGKENLTLISMPGAKKNGSYGFSAGIIVPKASPNQELALKFIQQGLMSDVQAGAGTQWGKLPVLKIHFNKIDADWKTHIYNLVQISKPNPFYKDLPKISVETTKLLQEYLLGKQDLNTFIANLENVIAKADKNVR